A segment of the Arachis hypogaea cultivar Tifrunner chromosome 5, arahy.Tifrunner.gnm2.J5K5, whole genome shotgun sequence genome:
TGACTGTTGAGTGGACATGGAATTGTCAATGTCAACGACAAAGCCACTATTAGAAGCGTTGTTGGGAATGGCACTATTAATAGCGATTACAGGGTCACTCTTAACAAAGTTGAGTAGGAGAGAAAGTGTTTGACACTACATCAATGGAGATCACTAGGGCTAAGGAACATGAAAAGATTACTTCAGAGAGACGATCATGGTGTCATGAAGGAGTATCTCAAGTGATCAATGATTTTTGTGGTTGTTTTGGTAGGTTAATTATTCTTGCATGAAGGAGCTTTCAATTTTTTGAGTTTAGAAGATGATgtcattattttatatttgagaattgagaaattaaaagaatttgTTGAGAGTTTGAGGGAATAGgaaaaagatataaaagaaaGTGAGGACTAAGGAGTaacataagaataaaaaattaaaaaattttaggtgACATATTTTTTATACGGTCTTATATTTAAACTAATAATAACGAACTctgtattattatttttcactaaAAATAACCCTGGCATTTCCCCAAAAAAATGATAGTAGAGTGAGTGTCAATTTTACAGGAAAATAAGTAGActtatcaatataaaaaaaattaggaacCAACTATAATATAAACCAATtcaattaatttctttttatttttaattttaaaattaaaaaattaggatagtaaaaaattattttttttattttttctataatgAACCTATTTTTTCAACTAATTGACTCCAGTTAGCTACTCTTCTAGTTAATTTCCTAGTGAAATTGAATCAATTAATCTTTCTAATAATTTTTCTTTAACTAATATATAgtgaaaatttatataaaaataatatttggacAACAAATTAAATACACTATAAGATTAGCAAGTATTTTTCAAGTTTTATAGTTCTATAAAAATAGAAATGatgtgataaattaattatttagaatTTAGTTAAAACATAATagttaaagttaaaataaaatatattttatttcatatgtTAAACatctatataattaaatttattttataataatacatAAAAGAAGGATTAATTTATCCTCTCATTTTTGTATATGTATGGGATTAATATCCATAAATTATGATGGATGTTTTGAAATGAACTAAACTTTCATTACTGAACGAcgcagtttttttttttcctctctctcttttcttctgcTTCAAGAAAACTCACGTACACAGTACGGTAATACACACACCACATTCCTTCTGAATCCTGATTCCACCGCCGTGTTAGCGTAGTAACCTTTTCTactctctctcattctctatctCCGCTTTTTCTCCATCTATTGTTCCTACCTTTTCAATCATTTTTTGCTTGTTGAATCTTCCATTGTTTTACTGTTACATTGCGCTATTTTCATTCAACTGTACGGCTTCAAGAAAAAGTAACGATTGTGTTTTCTACTTACTGATACATTTTAGGGTAAGTCTGGTTGGgctgaaaatttttattattttcacggAAAATTTTCTTCCTCGACCAAACATAGCCTTAATGTGACAGCTGTAGTGTTCGGATTTTGAAACTAGTTCTGCGAAATTGGTTgactcttcgtcttcttcttcttagcTTCAAACTCATGGTATGTTCATGTTCCCTTTCTAAATCTACGCTTACCAGTTTCGAGTTTCAGTTGTGTTTATTTGTGctgttgaatttatttatttatttttacagcATTCACAAGGTTCAAGCTCAAGGAATCAATATGATTGGGACAGTGATGACGAGCTTGAGGTATTTGGCATGCCTCAAGAGAGCAATGTACACGGTGTGGAGGTAAATCCTGCGTCCAAATGTGTTACAAATAGTTTTGCTGAGATCACACAAGTATAAAGTCTTGTTTAATATTAATCACATGTCATAatattaatttcaaatttcatgttTCGTATTTCATATTTCTCAGTCTTGTTGCTATAATGTGGTGGATGTATTCAATGTTCTGTTTAGGAGAGTGGTTCAACTTGTTCAAGTGCCAAGAACAGCAAGCTGATTCATCACTTTGTGGGAATGGGGTTTTCCGTAGAGGAAGTGATCAAAGCTATTGAGGAAGATGGTTGTTTTGCATTCTCATTTCACATATTTGGAAAGCATTACTCTTACTCCGCCTTGCATCTGAATGGTATCAACTTTATTTTTGTTTCGAACTGTTGTAGGAGAAGACAATGAGGAAAACATTCTGGAGACTCTACTAACACTTGCAGCTGTGAGAAAACACTACTTTCTGTCAATTGCCTACTATTTCACCATCTTATCCATTTACTATTGAAGTCAACCACTTCCCCACTtcgttttatttaattaataaatatttgacATTGCCTATCGATAACCTATCACAAACTTCTTTTTATCCAGACTTAGAACCAGCTATGAAAGCTTTGCAATAAAGTTTAAACATAGGCAGAGTTTTAAATATCATTAACTGCTACTTATTAGTTTTCACATATACGATTCAGTGAATTTATATTAGTCGATCCTTTGAAGTAGTTATGTAGAAGTGAAGATAATCTTGCTGATATTATCATCTATTTTATCTCTTGTGACTCATGTCAAGTAGAAGTACAAAAATATGTATTTAGCAGTAAGTGATTTCATTGTCTTTAGCAGCAGGGGTTgcaatgattttaattttttttaatggaatCCTCGAGCTTGCAGACCATCGACGATCCTATGCGAGAAGCTTTCACAGAACCATGTGATTTTGCTAAGAAAAGTGTTACAACAATTGACatatctgatgatgatgatgattatggtaTTACTGATTCTGAAATTGAGGTGGATTTCTTTTCTATGATTTTTCTTTGATACACAACTTTCATTCCATCCTTGTAATTGCAATAGAGTAATCCCTTGTAAAATAGTATTCTCATTTGGATTTACTCTGTTTAAACCTCAATTTCAATTATAGACTCAACAGGGGTGATATTATGCATTTTTGTGCATTCTGTAGGTTAGCTAGACCTTGGGGTTCTTTCAGATTAGGAGTATTTCAGTGTTCTGAGCTTGATATCCTTATTGTAACTCAAGTAGAACATGAAATGACAATAATAGATGAAAAAACTCGGATCATAATTAGTTAACACTCGTGAAGTTGTGATATACGAAATACATAGCAAGCCTAGTCAAGTCATTGGATTGCCACTAGAATCAGCGAGTTAAAAAATGAAGTCTTTCATTAATTGAGTGTGACCTTTGATTTTCTGTCATAATcttgataaattaattttgacaCATCTAAGTGTGAGTCGGCAAAGATCACATCTTTTCAAACTCAATCAACTTCGCAACATAGATACATAATCCATTTGCTAATTAAGATAAAAAAGTTTGCAGTCACTAGATATATAAATCTTGGTTATGCTTATGCAGGAAGATGCCTTTACATCAGAGAAGGATGAGACCTTGTCAATACTTGTGAATATGGGATACCCTTTCAAGGAAGCTTTGATAGCTATAGACAAATGCGGTACATGTACTCTGCTATCTTTGTATAAGTAATTAGCATGTTtgagttttgtttattttttcaataGCTTGGCCATTCTTCACAATATTTGTttaatgttgattcttgaattgtTATTGTAACATTTGGCACTGGCAGGTCCTGGAGCAGATCTCAGTGACCTTGCAGATTTTATTTGTGCTGCTCAATTAGAAAAGGAAATTGAGTCTCATCTTCAAGATCGACCTAACAGGATACATGATACCTCTCTTCATGTGCATAAAAGGGTTTGAGGCTTATAAACTTATCAAATTAATCATTGATGTTTCTACTTGTAAGTAATGCATGCAGTTTTCTGACATGAGGTCTATGCCTTCTTCTATGCCAGTCAAGAGATCACTACTATAATGGGAAAAAGAAAAGCAGAATGTGCAGGACAAGCCAAAAGAAGCCTTTAGAAATTGACATGGAGGAGATAGAACTATCTATCCCAACAAATGGATTTAGCATAGCAAAAGGACTCTATCCCAGGGTTGTAAGAAAGATCCCAGATAAACTAGCAGGTCCACCATACTTTTATTATGAAAACGTCGCTATTGCTCCTGTAGGAGTTTGGAATAAAATCTCAAATTTTCTATATGGGATTCAGCCAGAGTTTGTTGATTCAAAATTATTTTGTGCTTCAACAAGAAAAAGAGGGTATATCCATAATCTCCCCACTGAAAACCGTTTCCCATTGCTTCCTATCCAACCCCTTACTGTCCAAGAGGCTTTGCCTAACACCAGACAGTGGTGGCCTAAATGGGATCGAAGAACACAGCTCAATTGCCTTCTAACAAGCATTGGAGCTGCCACAGTGACAGAGAAAATAAGAAGAGACCTTGAAGAGTGTGGTGCTGAAACTCCTCCTCCAAATGTCCAAGACACTGTGCTTAAACTGTGTAAAAAGTGGAACTTGGTTTGGGTTGGGAAAAACAAGGTGGCAACCCTTGAACCTGATGAATATGAGATGCTTCTGGGATTCCCAAAGGATCACACTAGAGGTGGAGGAATCAGCAGAACAGATAGATACAAAGCACTTGGGAATGCCTTTCAGGTTTCTTCTTGTTATATATCCTCTCACCCACTTAACTTTAGCTTGACATAAAAAATGTTTTGCCATTATGATAACTAAAAATGTTTTCCCCTAAACCTTTGTCTTTTATCTAGGAAAGGTTGGTGTTTTATGACTAACTAATTCAGTGGAAACAAATGGAATTGGTTTTCAGGTTGACACAGTTGCCTATCATCTTTCAGTATTGAAGGATCAATATCCAAATGGCGTTAATGTTCTGTCCCTCTTCTCTGGCATTGGAGGTGCTGAAATTGCTCTTCATAGGTTAGGAATAAAGCTCAAGAATGTAGTGTCCGCGGAAATATCTGAAGTCAACAGAAACATCCTTCGCTGTTGGTGGGAACAGACAGAACAAAGGGGTAACCTATTTGAGGTTGAAGATGTACAAAGGGTGACTTCAGAGCATATAAGCCATTGGATAAACCGTTTTGGTGGATTTGACCTTGTCATTGGTGGGAGCCCATGTAATAACCTTTCTGGTAGTAACAGAGTCAGTAGAGATGGCTTGGAAGGGGAGCATTCCTCACTCTTTTATGAATATTATAGGATTGTTAATGAAGTAATGCAAGCACAACGATAACGTGTTGTGTGCTTTTGATAGTGGAAAAAGAGCGGATTCCCACTTAAAGGAGGGCGAAAGTTACTTGAATATTAAGACTACTATTACATTTCATTTTTATATGGGACATGATTCTTTCAGCACTATGGCTACGCATATTTTATTAGATCTTTGTTCTAACATACAATTTCTTCTTCAGCCTTTTCTTAGGTTTTGTTTAGGATATTATGGGCTAAAAATTTTGATagcaaatataaattaaatattatttgaattttaattttgatacattgataatataaaatattttatacaattgttcaataatatttgttttttttatgtcTATTTACACGATTAttgtaaaaaatagttatttttgctaaaatagcTTATATAACTAGATGCACGTATAAAACTAATTTTATTGACCGTGcatcaaaaattaaattcatattattttttcaaaattttttttgagaCATTGCTTACATTGAGAAAATAAAAACCTTTCTCTTTCACTCTTTTAACCAATACTTTTAAGACGCtctttaactaaattatttttattattttatttgttagtcAACAGCAGCCAATTTCATTGATTGAAAATCAAACCTAAGCCTCCTTACAATgagtaaatttataatttgacATGGCATAACACTAATGAACATCCAAGTCTAAGACTTTACCAAAAAGCTCTACACAATTCTAAATAGGATAAAACAAACTAAGGACGAATTTACATCACACAAATAGACAAATATAAAAGTTCCAGTGAGTTCATCACATATCCTGGCTTGCCTTGAAGACAATGCATGAGTTGTTAGAGTCAGACTTGTGATTTTGACACAGATGCATCAGCTCAGCAATCCTAGCCTACGCAAATTGCAAAGACTTCCACAAGATTTTACAAACAATATGTAGTTCAGTTTCTTTTTAATTGTGCAGTTGGTGACCACCATTTATTAAATTTCCACGGTTTTAAAAGCGGGATAGGTTATTATTAGGTAGCATACAACATTGCGAATTCGGTTGACAGTTAGAAAATACTAATCAAAGTATTGGTTTGAAATAGCTAATCCTTTAAAAAAACAAAGctaattctattttttcaaaaaataaaaaaaaaactgtaattttctttgttaagaaAGACTTACAAATATtacttccttttttattttaattattcaacAAGTAATGTCAGCCTCAGGAGTCAGGACACATTTACCTTTCCCCTATTTCTCTGTTCATAATCATTGTAAACAATTGATGCATCTCATCAGCAATTAGGTGAAGCTCCATGGTGAAAAAAGTCTACATAAAAATAGGCTTTTGGTACAAGGAGCATATGTACTAGTGTTATTAACACAAGTGTATAGAACTATCCCTTGAAGTAGTTCATTTTTTTTAGGTGACAAGTACTTTTTAACTTGAACATTATGATGAACTTTTTCACACAGAGAGAAGAgtgattcttttttttctttttaagtacTTCCATTTTGCGAGTTATGACTTATGAGAGATATACCTCCACACTTCCAGTCTTAATCAATTGGCAAACAGGACAAACATTGATAAATCCATCACAGTCCTTACACAAGCACAGGTGCCTACAAGGCATCAACAACATGCAAACCTCCTTCGCCTTGCACGCTCGGCAACTCAGGTTCTCCATGCCTTGGTAATTCTTGTACGTGGATTTCATATGCTGTGCGCCTGCAACGCTGAAGAGGTTATTAGGATCTATGTAGGAAGCAGTGTCGTCAATTTCGCTGTCTCCGAATCCTTCCTTCCCTTGTTCAACTCCTTGAGATATTGCCTGCTGGAGATTGTTTTTTAACACATTGACGATTGACTCGTTGTACTTGGCTCTGTAGTGCCAGTTTTGTGCTTCCATAGCCACCTGCTTTATTCTATCTGCTAGCTCCCTATTTTTTCTGTTCATGTTATCAATCTCTATATCTTTCTCCTTTAGCTTCTTAGTAACGCCTTTTTCAATCGAAGTAAGGAGAGAAGCCATGTGTTTTTGCTTCATGTCCCTCACTCCTTTTGACAATTGTTCCTTCTGTACAGATAGGAATATGAAAAACTCAGAACAGCACAAAAtaaccaaaaggagaaaattcAGCCCAAATAATAGCACAATGATATATTAAAAAACATGATACTAGTGGCAATTTCATAAGAAAAGCGCGAAAGCATCAAAGATGAAAGTGAATAATGTGTGTATTTCTCCCTTTTGATATAGAGTAGGATAATCATCCATAACTTCCTGAAGGATACAAATATCATAAACATGGATCACAATAACCCTAATGACATTCACAACCAACATTATCTAGGGGAAACAAAATCCTGCGAAGATATATTACCTGAAGTTTAATATATTGGTCTAACTCTTCTTGCTGCCTATCAAGCTCGCTTCTGATATTATCACCGAGTGACAGCAAGATAGAGGGTGCAGCATTCATGCTTCCACTTGCGGAAGTGACAGATGAGTTGCGCTCATCGTCATCATATGAAAGCCTTAATCCTGTTGACACAGGATTAGGATTCGGAATGCTTGCTGATCGATCAGCATCATCTTGGCAGACATTGTAATTTAAGGAAATCTGAAGCCTTTTCTGCTTCGAGATATCTTCCATTTCCCTGCTTCTTTTGTTTGGCTGAATCATGGGACTGATATGCTCATTTCCAAAGTAATTAACTGGATCAACACTGCATCCAGCTTGTACTGCAACAGAGTTTGCACTTTCATCACTAGTCTGACAAGGTAGAACTCTAGAGTACAAGAATTATTAAAGGAAGTATAATTAATTAAGCAGCTATTTGGAATACTTTGTTTGCTACCTTTGATTAAATCATAATTCTCACACCTTCAATGACAAATTTTTAGGACAAGTCTTGTTGAATAAGAGTAGGTGCTTAGCTTTCATTTGGTGCAAAGCACATGATCTTTTTATGAGGGATTTCTCATTTTTGGCTTTTGTACGATCTCTTATCCATGTTTTTTGCATTCTTATCCTCTCCgtactaatattattttatatataatttcaaaagaaaaaaggaaCTGGACAACtatcaaaattttgaaagaaaaaaaaagaagaaatagttCCTAATTTCAGcaatataaaataagaatatcACAATAACAGCAGCAAAGACATTCATCTGTTCTAAAAGCAATCTATATTCTAATATTTAAACATCAAAATATATAAGAAAGGAGACCAGGATAAGTACAAGAAACAATCTTGACCATGTTCTACAGCATCGGGAATGCATACTTGCAATGCAAGAAGAAAAATATGCATACATACACTAAACAGGACAAGTTCAAAAGCCATAACATTGCACTCCTCCATCGGTCCATCCACATTCAACAAAAAATGGTAATGTTACCATGCTTGGGGCAGATAAGACTGAAAGGGACAGAACCATagaaagttcaaaataaaaatatgtaaagtAGCTCTTGACTAAATCCAGGAAAATAAAGTAATGTTATGTAACTTCAAAATTAGTTAACCGGACAAATAAGTTGAACAAAACAAAGAATAGACGCAATGTATAATGTCTAACTAGCAACCATATCACTacaaaaccaaaaggagaagaGAACTCACAGTTTCCAAACAACTGCAATTGATTTGCTGGATTTGTTTGATATCGAAATTGAGTCTCGTCCAGGAAAACAGGAAGCGGGTTACCATTGTTGCCCCCCAACATTATACCAGAAACTTCCCTTTCCTAACTCAACTTATGTAGCTTTACGTTTCTTTGTTAAAGCTACCAAAAAATACCTACTCGAACAAGAAAAAATGTCAAacacaacatcaaattcaaaggatAAGAAAAAGTAAACAACAAATATCCAAGAACCACCAAAACAATGATATCACCACaacaatttaaattatatatcttGAGAAGTGTGGGGTAGTTGATGTTCCAATGAAGCTTCAGCTCACAAAGCGATACACTAGCTTCTAAAAATTGATAAATAGGAGTTTCAAAGCAGTTACTTGAAgttcaataaacaaaaaaaaagtttggTTGGTTGCAAAAATAATAAGATGCAATTCTTCAGAAGCAATATGAACATCAAATGCTGGCAATATATATCTTCACTTTCATATAATTTATCATACAGATTCTCAGATAAATGCTGACATTCTCGCAGCTACAAGTTTAAGAGTAAAACACCAGATATTAACAACTACAAAGCGCAAAGCAGCTAACCCTTAGGGTTCCTCCAAGGTCCAACCAAAAACGAAATCCAAGAAATAAGGGCCTAACATTCCCTTTAAAGAATCATAATAAGAAGCaaggaaattattttttttatttatttttatgcagAAACAATATTTAGCAGGTTTTCTGATACAAATGTGCACTAATTAGATATGCCAAATTCCAATCAAGGGAAAATTTGaaagcataaaataaaagtaGTACAATAGCATGTGAGTACCCAGAAACTAAAATGGATTGAAACTCAGCTAAGCCCCATTCAATATGCTAAGAGAACATGATAAAGGTTACAAACAGAACTAGAAATTGAAACACCCCTTAAACCAGATATACATTAAAATCTGAGCACAAGAAGCTCTCTAAGGAATTGGCAACGCATGATGTTAATTAGACAACATAGGATGGGAAACATAAGATgaatgaataataataacaaaatcatATCTTGTTCCTAAATATAAAAACACAATCACAATCAACGCagattaaaaaacaaaaacaataaataaaaatttccaTGAAAAATCAAACTTAATGGTTGGACAAAGAACTAAGTATGAAAATTCATGGTTACCTCGAGTTTCACGAACTTTATTGGGCTCCTGGGTGGAAAAACAAAATCTGCAATGCAATCAATtgtaaaatacacaaaatcagaCACCACAACCCGAAAAGAAAAAAACTTTATAACAAGAGAATACGAATTAACAGCACAAATAACAAGCGATTAATACCTGGAGAATGAAATGCTTTGAAATAGGgccgaaagaaagaagaaaaggaaattcCTCTAGAAGGAGAAAAGGATCAAGTTGATAGACATCGAGAGAGAACGATGGACCAAAAGGATCacggaaaagaagaagagagagagatctGGAAAAGAAGGTTTAAGAGAGTGGATGTGTGATGATTGATGGATAGAAGAAATAGAATGGAGAGTAGTGGATGTTGcagaaaataagccaaaaaatatttatttatttattaatattaatgcaTTTAAATTGAAACTGGTTACGCAAACCGAAACCAATTTCaggtttttctctctttttttcatttttttttttaattgtaaagcaatattattcatttattattttttatttgttgaattttgatAAATGGATACGACAAAGTGTGAAGAGTGAGAGAGAGCATTATTTCCGGAATCCCGCTAAGTCTCTCCGTACTATCTGTCATGCGTGACATAAACATTTGCCTAATCACAAAATCATGtccctctttaatttcttttattaactatttaagtATTGACATATAATATTACTTACTATTCTTTTTAAAATGATggtatttttttacttttcttaatACAATAAAAAACAACATACTTAAATATAACATAGGTttagatataaattttttaatatacaaaaaatataagtgataattatttttattagaatggAATAGAAGTTAGTCACGTGTTTCGCACAAATTTATTATTATGTAATAATGGATAATTGTTTTAAAAACACTTATAGAGAATgtattaaataaaagatatacaTCTAGATATAAAACTAACCATATCATTAAtgaaattttcacaaaaataaaacagaataaaTGCATAATTACGTTATTCTTCTACGttgaatttggttttggttataTCCGTATTCTTATCAATCACCATAAATCATTGTTATTATGTTAAAAAAGTATAGGGAACCAAATTTTGTATTGTGTCGTTGCTTTACTAACCAAATTTTGTCTGCAACTTGGTTTAAATGgttgaaaaattatttaattttttaatttatttatggataatatttattaattataattataaattatattattttaaattaaatgacttatataatgataattttatttattgttataaatgttaaattaaattagtcataattacttttgatttggaattaaattagaataaaatcagATACTACTTTTATTTGtactttagatattatttttatttggagCTTTAAGTTTTAATGAgtatcacactcaaatataaatagtaactTTAGGGTTTTGGTCTCTAACATATCAAAGTCGTTTCCGTAACTTTTTTTCTATCAGAGAAGTTACAATTTAGTCCTATcagaaatacaaaaaattttgatTGAGAAAGAATGAAACAACTCTTCTATCACTTTTATGAATATAAATATGCTTTCGCATTAT
Coding sequences within it:
- the LOC112801132 gene encoding DNA (cytosine-5)-methyltransferase DRM2, whose product is MHSQGSSSRNQYDWDSDDELEVFGMPQESNVHGVEESGSTCSSAKNSKLIHHFVGMGFSVEEVIKAIEEDGEDNEENILETLLTLAATIDDPMREAFTEPCDFAKKSVTTIDISDDDDDYGITDSEIEEDAFTSEKDETLSILVNMGYPFKEALIAIDKCGPGADLSDLADFICAAQLEKEIESHLQDRPNRIHDTSLHVHKRSRDHYYNGKKKSRMCRTSQKKPLEIDMEEIELSIPTNGFSIAKGLYPRVVRKIPDKLAGPPYFYYENVAIAPVGVWNKISNFLYGIQPEFVDSKLFCASTRKRGYIHNLPTENRFPLLPIQPLTVQEALPNTRQWWPKWDRRTQLNCLLTSIGAATVTEKIRRDLEECGAETPPPNVQDTVLKLCKKWNLVWVGKNKVATLEPDEYEMLLGFPKDHTRGGGISRTDRYKALGNAFQVDTVAYHLSVLKDQYPNGVNVLSLFSGIGGAEIALHRLGIKLKNVVSAEISEVNRNILRCWWEQTEQRGNLFEVEDVQRVTSEHISHWINRFGGFDLVIGGSPCNNLSGSNRVSRDGLEGEHSSLFYEYYRIVNEVMQAQR
- the LOC112801133 gene encoding probable BOI-related E3 ubiquitin-protein ligase 3 isoform X2 — protein: MIQPNKRSREMEDISKQKRLQISLNYNVCQDDADRSASIPNPNPVSTGLRLSYDDDERNSSVTSASGSMNAAPSILLSLGDNIRSELDRQQEELDQYIKLQKEQLSKGVRDMKQKHMASLLTSIEKGVTKKLKEKDIEIDNMNRKNRELADRIKQVAMEAQNWHYRAKYNESIVNVLKNNLQQAISQGVEQGKEGFGDSEIDDTASYIDPNNLFSVAGAQHMKSTYKNYQGMENLSCRACKAKEVCMLLMPCRHLCLCKDCDGFINVCPVCQLIKTGSVEVYLS
- the LOC112801133 gene encoding E3 ubiquitin-protein ligase BOI isoform X1, producing MLGGNNGNPLPVFLDETQFRYQTNPANQLQLFGNLQAGCSVDPVNYFGNEHISPMIQPNKRSREMEDISKQKRLQISLNYNVCQDDADRSASIPNPNPVSTGLRLSYDDDERNSSVTSASGSMNAAPSILLSLGDNIRSELDRQQEELDQYIKLQKEQLSKGVRDMKQKHMASLLTSIEKGVTKKLKEKDIEIDNMNRKNRELADRIKQVAMEAQNWHYRAKYNESIVNVLKNNLQQAISQGVEQGKEGFGDSEIDDTASYIDPNNLFSVAGAQHMKSTYKNYQGMENLSCRACKAKEVCMLLMPCRHLCLCKDCDGFINVCPVCQLIKTGSVEVYLS